The Chitinophaga pinensis DSM 2588 region TAGTAGGTATTCTTGTGGCTTTCTCTAATAAATTTGCCATTGAGATGGGGGTAAAATCGCCGATCGATCCTGGTAATGCAGTAGCATTCTGTTATGCGGGACTGGTACTGGGCGACTTCTCCAGCGGCTATCTGAGTCAGCTGTTAAAAAGCCGGAAACAGGTTATGCTGATCTTCCTGGGACTGACCGCCGCCTGTGTGGCCCTTTATCTGAATCTTTTCGCGGCAGAGGAATGGTTGTTCTATACCGTTTGTTGTGTATTGGGCTTTAGTGTCGGCTTCTGGGCCATCTTTGTAACAATTGCAGCAGAGAGTTTCGGTACTAATCTGCGTGCAACGGTAGCTACCACGGTACCTAACTTTGCAAGAGGGATGTTGTTGTTAATTACTATGGGCTTCAAAGGCTTACAGCATTATGTAAGCTATTTGCAGAGTGGAGTGATTATGGGTGTTATCTGTATCGCGATTGCGATTGTGGCGGCTTATACCGTTGAAGAGACCTTTGGGAAAGACCTTAATTACGTAGAGAAAATATAAAAAAAGAGCGTACTGATTGAGTAATACTACTCAATCAGTACGCTCTTCACTGCTGTTAAAAGCGTGTGAGAATCTTGTCCAGCAATAGGTTTAGCTGCGCAGCTTCTTCTTCCGTAAGCGATAATTTCAGAGAATCTTCTAAATCAGGAAGGTCCTGATCGACTACTTCCAGCAGCGCCAATCCCTTTTCGGTGATCTGTACATCCACGGCTCTGCGATCTACTTCACTACTTTTTCTTTCTACTAATCCAGCTTTTCGAAGACGTTCAACAAGGCGGGAAACGTCACTCATCCTATCCAACATCCTTTCTTTTAACGTATTGATATTAGCTGCCTTAGGATGCTGTCCGCGCAATATGCGCAGGATATTGTATTGCTGCATGGTGATGTCAAACTTCTTGAAGAATTGTTGATGACGTGACACTATCCAGTTGCCGACGAAGATGAGACCAATTAACCCTTTATTATACTCGCTGGTAAAATTTTTCTGCGAGATCAGTTTTTCTATGTTTGACATAAGTGAGAATGTAGTCGGGTTAAAAATACGAATAATCAATCATGCATTTGGCAAACAAAACAGCAGGTTTTGTATAATAGCCGTTGAAACGAATGTAATGAAACTTTTTAGTGACCGGAAAGTATTTATTGCGGGGATAGCAGGAGAGAAGGGGAAAAGAGAGGGTTTATACTCAAAAAGGGGCATAAAGAAAGGCTGACTTATAGCCGGGCATTTTTGGCTACAAAGTCAGCCTTTTATATTAGGATCAATATATTATTATCAGGCTACGACCTTCATGTTGTCCAGCACGTCCATGACTTCCTTAACGTGTATGGCAGAGGTATTCAACAGTTCTTTTTCGCTGTCGTTCAGCTGGAGTTCCAGTATTTTTTCAATACCGTTTTTACCAAGTACAACGGGAACGCCGAGGTAGATGTCTTTCAGGCCATATTCGCCGGTCAGCCATGCACAACAAGGGAATATTCTCTTTTCATCTTTCAGAATAGCTTCTACCATCTGGGCGGCGGCGGCGCCAGGTGCATACCAGGCGGAAGTACCCAGCAGATTAACGATTTCTCCTCCACCTACTTTAGTGCGCTGAATAATAGCTTCCAGTTTATCTGGAGCAACGAGTTCTGTGACCGGTATACCTGATACGGTCGTATAACGTGGGAGTGGCACCATGGTATCTCCGTGACCACCCATCAGGATGGCCTGGATGTCTTTAGGGGAGCAGCCGATTTCATCTGCCAGGAATGCGCGGTAACGGGCTGTATCCAGGATACCGGCCATACCGAATACCTTGCTGCTGTCTTTCTGTGCAGTAAGGTATGCGCAATATGTCATTACATCCAGTGGGTTGCTCACAACAATGATCACCGCATCCGGAGAGTATTTGCTGATATTTTCCGTAACTGACTTAACGATATTGGCATTGGTGGAAATCAGGTCATCCCTGCTCATACCCGGTTTACGGGGTAAGCCGGAAGTGATCACTACTACGTCGCTGTTAGCCGTTTTCGTGTAATCAGAAGTAACACCCGTCACCTTCGTGCTATAATAATCAATCGGGGCCTGCTGCCAGGTATCCAACGCTTTTCCTTCTGCTGTACCTTCCTTAATATCCAATAACACAACTTCCTGCAAGAAATCTCTGTGGGCCAGTACATTAGCACAGGTTGCGCCTACATTGCCAGCTCCTACGACAGTAACTTTCATCGTTTGTATAAAATTTAAGAGGTGAAGAATATGAGGATAAAACAAATGTAACCAATGGCCACTGAAACAGGCCCGCAATGGATTAATTAAGATATGTCATCAATTCTTCCATTTTTACCGTGCCTTCAAAGCCTTTCACGAACTTTTGTTTTTTGTCATAGACAAACAGTCCGGGGAAGTAATGCAGATTGTAGAAATACATGATCTGGCGGGTAGGCTCACTGGCCATTATAATATTCGGGTAATTTTTGATGTTGTAACTGTTATAATACTGTTTCATCTGTTCCGGCTGGAATGGCGTCAGCATCAGGATACGTGTTTTCTTGAACTTGTCGATGTTCTGTAATACTTCCTGGGTCAGGTGTTTACAATGATCACAATCTACACTAAAAACAAAGACAAGCGTCTTTTCGTTCTTTTTCAGACTATCCTTTGTATTAATTATATGTCCGTCCGGCAAGGTGACTTTGTAGTTAGGCACTACTGGAAATTGCAGATAAGGTGGCTGGTCTGTTGGTCCGACTGCTGTTTTAGATTTGCTCTGCGCTTGTAATAAAAAAGGCAGGCAGCAGCATAAGATGGTCAGAAAACGCTTCATGTGTTAGTCTAATTTTGAACGCTTGAGTTTTGTATCAGACTAAAGGTATCGAATTTTGTAATAGCCTAAACCAGGGCTAAGCGTCTCATAACCTTTATTTTGAGGCATTATTCTACTTAAATAAGGACCATAGGGGTACCTTTGGCGGCAGGTAGGGACATAGTTTCGAATTTTTTATAAAAAAATTACTAGATTACCCTTCCTTACACTATGTTTGCATTCCTAAAAAAAATAATAGGTAAGAAGAGGGTCTCTGTATAACACTAAAACAAATCAGGAAGCGATCAGTTCCATGAGGGATTTTGTCAGAATGACTTACTTTTGCAGTCCTAACGTATTTTTAACTTTATAAAATTTAGTATCCTTTTATGGCTACCACTGCAGATATCAGAACAGGATTGATTATAAAGCTGGATAACAGCTTATATTCTGTTGTAGAGTTTGGTCAGAACAAAACAGCCCGTGCCGCTGCTAAAGTATGGGCTAAACTGAAAGGTGTTGACAATAGCAGATCTATTGAACACACCTGGAACTCAGGCGACACTATATACCCTGTGCGTGTTGAGAAGAAGGCATTCCAGTTTTTATACCAGGATGACAGTGGTTACAACTTCATGGATAATGAGACTTTCGAGCAGATCGCTTTACCAGAAACGATGATCGATGCCCCTCAGTTCCTGAAAGAAGGCCAGGAAGTAGGTGTTTCTATCAACACCGAGACTGAACAACCAATGAGCGTAGAACTGCCTGACAAGATCGTTGTAAAAGTTACTTACTCCGAGCCAGGTCTGAAGGGTGATACAGCTACCCGTACGCTGAAACCAGCTACCGTTGAAACCGGTGCTACCGTAAACGTTCCACTGTTCGTAAACGAAGGTGAACTTATCAGAGTAAACACCAAGAATGGTGAATACATCGAGAGAGTAAAAGAATAGTTTTAGTCCATATTATCTACTTACAAGCATTAACTAAACCAAAAACTGTCTACATGGATTTTAAACAGATTCAGGAGCTGGTAAAAATGGTCAATAAGTCCAATATCAGTGAACTGAGCATAGAGCAGGACAAGTTTAAGATTACAATAAAACAAAAAGATAATGAACAGCCGGTTTACGCTGTTCCCGCAGTAGCTGCTCCGGTTTATCAGCCAGTACCACAGGCCGCACCTGTAGCTCAGGCAACAGCAGCGCCAGAAGCGCCTAAAGCTGAAGCAAAAGCTGATAACCTGGTGACTATCAAATCTCCAATGATCGGTACTTTCTACCGTAGCCCTGGTCCGGACAAACCTTCTTTCGTGAATGTCGGCGATGACGTAACTTCAGGTAAAGTGGTTTGTATCATTGAAGCAATGAAACTCTTCAATGAAATCGAAAGTGAAGTGAGCGGTAAAATAGTAAAGGTACTGGTAGACGACGCTTCCCCTGTGGAGTACGATCAGCCTTTGTTTTTGGTAGAACCATAATTTAATTCTTTAAAAGGTTGGAATATTATGAGAAGGAAGGAAATTTCCATGCCTCATAGTTTTCCAACCTTTTAGGTTTATTACTTTTCTTTAACCTATTGAAAAAACATGTTTAAGAAAATATTGATTGCCAATCGTGGAGAGATCGCCCTGCGTATCATTCGCACCTGTAAGGAAATGGGTATCAAAACGGTGGCTGTTTACTCTACCGCAGATAAAGATAGTCTGCACGTAAAGTTTGCAGATGAAGCGGTGTGTATAGGTAAACCACAAAGCAGCGAATCCTATCTGAATATACCTCACCTGATGGCGGCAGCAGAAATAACCAACGCTGATGCAATCCACCCAGGTTACGGTTTCCTCGCAGAAAATGCGCGCTTTGCAGAGATCTGTGGCGAACACGGTATCAAATTTATCGGCCCGACTCCGGAGATGATCCGTAAAATGGGTGATAAAATGACTGCGAAAGAAACAATGATCGCAGCAGGTGTACCTGTAATCCCAGGTTCTGAAGGCCTCCTCCAGAGTCTGGAAGAAGCTAAGAAACTTTCCAAACAAATGGGCCTGCCTATCATCCTGAAAGCAACTGCTGGTGGTGGTGGTAAAGGTATGCGTGTGGTATGGAAAGACGAAGAGCTGGAGAATGCCTACAACATGGCTAAAAATGAAGCCCGCGCCTCTTTCAATAACGACGGTATCTACATGGAGAAATTCGTGGAAGAACCTCGTCACATTGAAATACAGGTAGCAGGCGACCAATATGGTAAAGTATGTCACCTCAGTGAGCGTGACTGCTCTATCCAGCGTCGTCACCAGAAACTGGTAGAAGAATCTCCTTCTCCTTTCATGACGCCTGAACTGCGTGAGAAAATGGGTGAAGCAGCGATCAAAGCAGCATCAGCTATCAATTACGAAAGTGTTGGTACCATCGAGTTCCTGGTGGATAAACACCGTAACTTCTACTTCATGGAGATGAACACCCGTATCCAGGTAGAACACGGCGTAACAGAAGAGGTAATCAATTTTGACCTGATCAAAGAACAGATCAAGATTGCTGCCGGTATTCCTATCTCCGGTAAGAACTATACACCGGAAATGCACGTAATCGAATGTCGTATCAATGCGGAAGATCCGTACAACGACTTCCGTCCGTCTCCAGGTAAGATCACTACCCTGCATATTCCAGGTGGTCACGGTGTACGTGTGGATTCCCACATCTACGCTGGTTATGTGATTCCTCCGTATTATGATTCAATGGTGGCTAAACTGATCACTATTGCACAGACCCGTGAGGAAGCTATCAACACCATGGAGCGTGCACTGAGCGAATTTGTGATCGAAGGGGTGAAAACAACCATTCCTTTCCATCAGCAGCTGATGCGTGATGAAAACTTCCGTAAAGGTAACTTTACGACCAAATTTACAGAAACTTTCAAACTGGTATAAGCTATCGGTGCGATATAAAGAAAGCCGGCATGTCTCAGACATGCCGGCTTTTCTGTTTAAACAATCTGCCCTGTCACTATTTACATTTGTAAACGATTTTCATATTCGTTAAATCTGCATCCAGGAAGGAGACTGGCTTTCCTTTCGGATCATTGGGGAACTGCAGCGGCAGACCATATTTATTGTAAGTAACAGCGGTCTGTGTGTTGTTTTCGCTGTAATTACGGGTCAGTAACTGCCAGACCTTATTCGTCTGCAGGAAATTGATCTTATTGTCATAAGGGCCGTAATAAGTGGTATCTACCACCCAGCCTGTTGATCCCCAGCTGGCTGCCAGCTTTTCCAGATTGTTGGCACTGTTGTACAGGTATTTCTTTTTATACCAGCCGGCACCATCTTCAAAAAAGGAATTCTCTTCTATGAGACGTCCTTTGGCATCATAGTTAAAATAGATCACGATAATCAACGGTGGCAGAAATGGATAGGGGATCGGATGATCGCCTATCGTACCATTGTTGTACAGACTGTCCATATAGGGCCTGTCCTGATTTCCACGGTATTTAAACCGGTGCCATTCTCTGAAATCTCCACCATAACCGCCATTCTCGTAATGCAGGATTTGATCGGTGAGTCTTTGTTTTGCATCATATCGGTAAGTTTCATTCTCGTTGCCGGTGGCCAGGTCAGAACGGCTGCGCAATATTGGATTACCTGCTTTGTTGTAGGTAAGGGTATTGACTACATGCCCTTCCCACCAGTAGTTATCACCTTCAAATGACTGTATCTGGCAAAGTGGCGCGCCACAGTCGGGCGTGATGTCTGTTTTTCCACAGGAAGCAAACATACATAGGATTGCACCTGCGATCATCGCATGAAAAGTAAAATTGAGACGTGTTCTCATGAGGGAGTTTTTAGGGGTAATAAATGAAATGTGTCCTTTTGAATCAATAAAGCAGCTCAGATTGCTTAAACAGTGGGTAGGAGGGGTATCGGGTTAAGAGTGTATTGAAGGTAAGCAATACTTATAAAAACACAAAGCCCCGGGTAAATACCCGGGGCTAATCATACACCAAAACAATCTTACGGTTTTATCGCAAGAAAAGCAGCTCTCTGTACTTAGGGAGGCTCCATTGTTTATCATCTACAAGGAACTCCAGTTTATCCGCGTGATAACGGATAACATCAAAGTACGGCTTAATTTTATCACAATAATCTATAGCTTTTTGACGGCTGTCAGTAACTTTATTAGCTACTTTACGCGCTTCGATCATAGCCTGTACATTCTCACTGATAACATTGATGTGTTCAGCGATTTTAGAGGCGATCTGTGTTTGCGCTTTAACAGCACTGTCACCGAGACCGATACCTTTCAGACCATTGATGTTAGTGATCAGGGTGTTCAGGTAAGTGATCGCAGAAGGCAGGATCGTGTTAGTAGCCAGATCTCCGATAACACGGGCTTCGATCTGTACTTTTTTCACGTAGTCCTCGAGCAGGATCTCATGACGGGCATGCAGTTCTTTCTCGTTGTAAATGCCTACTTCAGTAAACAGTTTAGTTGATTTTTCGGTAACGTATGCATCCAGTGCTTTAGGAGTGGTTTTTACGTTCGCAAGACCTCTCTTTTCAGCTTCTTTTTCCCACTCTTCGCTGTATCCGTCGCCTTCAAATAAAACTTTCTCCGAATCTACAATATATTTCCGAAGAGTTTGCATAATAGCAATCTCTTTTTTCTCGCCTTTTTCAATCAGGGCGTCCACTTCAACCTTAAAGGTAGCCAGTGTTTTAGCCACGATTGTGTTGAGTACAGTCATCGCAGAAGCACAGTTTGCAGAAGAACCTACCGCGCGGAACTCAAACTTGTTACCAGTGAAGGCAAAAGGAGATGTACGGTTACGGTCAGTGTTGTCCAGCATCAGCTCTGGAATGTGACGGTGCAGATCCAGTTTCAGGATCGCTTCGTCCTGCTCGTCAAATTTGTTGTTTACACGGGTTTTAACCTCCTGCAGTACATCATACAGGTATTTACCGGAGAACACAGAGATGATAGCAGGAGGCGCTTCGTTAGCACCCAGACGGAAGTCATTGCTTGGAGAAGCGATAGAAGCTCTCAGCAGGTCTGCATAGTCATGAACCGCTTTGATGGTATTTACAAAGAAGGTCAGGAACATCAGGTTGGTCTTCGGAGTTTTACCCGGAGCCAGCAGGTTCACACCAGTATCTGTAGCAAGGCTCCAGTTGTTGTGTTTACCTGAACCGTTTACGCCTGCGAATGGTTTCTCATGCAGTAACACTCTCAGTTTGTGACGTTTTCCTACTTTCGTCATCACGTCCATCAGCAGGGAGTTGTGGTCAACTGCGATGTTCACTTCTTCGAAGATAGGCGCACACTCGAACTGGGAAGGAGCCACCTCATTGTGACGGGTTCTCAGCGGAATACCCAGTTTGTAAGATTCCATTTCGAAATCGCGCATAAATGCATAGGCACGCTCAGGAATAGAACCGAAGTAGTGGTCTTCCAGCTGCTGTCCTTTGGATGGCGCATGACCAACTACAGTACGGCCACACATTACCAGGTCAGGACGGGCATTCGCCAGACTTTCATCTACCAGGAAGTATTCCTGTTCCCAACCCAGGGTAGCAGTAACCTTGGTTACATTTTTATCGAAATAGTTACATACGTCTACAGCCGCCTTGTCGATAGCAGAAAGTGCTTTCAGCAATGGCGCTTTGTAGTCCAGTGATTCACCGGTGTAAGCAACGAATATAGTAGGAATGCAAAGAGTTTTACCTTGACCCTGTTCCAGGATGAAAGGAGGGGAAGATGGATCCCATGCAGTGTAACCACGCGCTTCGAAAGTAGCACGCAGACCACCATTCGGGAAGCTGGAAGCATCCGGCTCCTGTTGTACCAGCGCATCGCCGTCAAAAGTTTCCAGAGCGGAACCATCACCTTTCAGGGTGAAGAATGAATCATGTTTTTCAGCAGTAGTACCTGTCAGCGGCTGGAACCAGTGTGTATAGTGAGTAACACCTTTTTTCATCGCCCACTGTTTCAGACCGGAAGCGATCTGCTCAGACATCTTACGATCGATCTTGGTGCCGGATTTAATAGAGTTCATTAAGCTCTTATAAGCCTCATCACTCAGATTCTCACGCACAACTTTTCCTGCGAAAACATTGCTGCCGAACACTTCGGTGATCTTTGTACCGTTGAGTTGCTCGGGCTTGATTTTTAAATCAACACCAGAAAGGCCTTCCAGTGCGGTGAAGCGTAACGATTGCATGCTGTAAATAATTTTATACAAAAGAACGGTCTTGCTATAACATAAGCAAGAAATTAGTGAATTTTAACTAAAAAATTACATTTATTGGTGAAAATCGTTAATTTTTCTGATTTTTAACTAAAAAACTAATAAGCTATCGCTTTAAAACTGATATATTTAAAAAAATATAATTTGTCAGGGCTGCATGACTATCGCGTTGGACATTTTATATATTGTTTCCCCCTTTCAAATCTTGCCGAAAAACTGGCATAATTCTTTTAGTCTCAAATGACTGCAAGTTGTCAATAACCTTTGTCAATTGGCGGAAAAACAAGTACGTTTGTGCTTCATTTCATCTATTCGCACTTATACAATTAGTTCCATGCAATCTAACGTAGAAACTACAGATAAGTTCTCCCAAACAACCGTCGAAACTGCTGAGCAACTCGGTCTTACAGCAGACGAATTTGAGCGTATCAAAGGTATATTGGGCCGTACCCCCAATTTTACAGAACTGAGCATGTACTCAGTCATGTGGAGTGAACATTGCAGTTATAAGAATTCCATCGTATGGTTAAAATCCCTGCCCCGTGAAGGTGAGCGCCTGCTGGTTAAAGCCGGCGAGGAAAATGCCGGTCTGGTAGATATCGGCGATGGTTATGCCTGCGTATTCAAAATCGAATCCCACAATCACCCCTCGGCCATAGAACCCTTCCAGGGCGCAGCTACAGGAGTAGGTGGTATTCATCGTGACATCTTCACCATGGGTGCACGCCCCATTGCAGCGCTCAATTCTCTTCGTTTCGGTAATATCAACGACAAGAAAACGCAACACCTTGTGAAAGGCGTTGTACATGGAATTGGCCACTATGGCAATTCTTTCGGTGTGCCAACTGTCGGTGGTGAAACGTATTTTGAAGACTGTTACAATACCAACCCGCTTGTTAACGCAATGAGTGTTGGTGTGGTAAAAGTTGGTCAGACTGTTTCCGCCACTTCCTATGGCGCCGGTAACCCGGTGTTCATCGTAGGTTCCGCAACGGGTAAAGATGGTATCGGCGGCGCATCATTCGCCAGCGCTAACATCACCGAAGACAGCGTAGAAGATCTGCCATCCGTACAGGTAGGCGATCCTTTCCAGGAAAAGAAACTGCTGGAAGCCTGTCTTGAAATTATTCCTACAGGCGCACTCGTTGGTATGCAGGATATGGGAGCAGCCGGTATTACCTGCTCCACCGCTGAAATGAGTGCCAAGGGCGGACATGGTATGGCCATCCAGCTGGATAAAGTACCTACCCGTCAGGAAAACATGAAAGCCTGGGAAATACTGCTCAGCGAGAGCCAGGAAAGAATGCTCATTGTTGTACACAAAGGCCGTGAAGCCGATGTGCTGAAAATATTCGAAAAGTGGGACCTGCATTGTGCGCAGATCGGTGAAGTGACGACTGATAAACAACTGAAGTTCTATCTGAACGGTCACCTGGAAGCAGATCTTCCGGCAGACAGCCTCGTATTGGGTGGTGGCGCTCCGCAATACCACCGTGCCTATACAGAGCCGACCTACTTCGAAAAAGTAAAGGCTTTTGATATTCATAAAATACCAGACACCCTGCATGCACGCTTCGCGGCAGAAAGGCTGGTAAAGCTGCCTAATATTGCTTCTAAACGCTGGATCTATAACCAGTATGACAGCATGGTAGGTACCGCTAATGCCAGCACGAATGCCCCAAGTGATGCCGCTATCGTTACGGTAAAAGGATCTAAAAAGATCCTGGCACTGACGACAGACTGTAACAGCCGCTACGTATATGCGGATCCGCATATAGGCGGTCAGATCGCTGT contains the following coding sequences:
- a CDS encoding MarR family winged helix-turn-helix transcriptional regulator produces the protein MSNIEKLISQKNFTSEYNKGLIGLIFVGNWIVSRHQQFFKKFDITMQQYNILRILRGQHPKAANINTLKERMLDRMSDVSRLVERLRKAGLVERKSSEVDRRAVDVQITEKGLALLEVVDQDLPDLEDSLKLSLTEEEAAQLNLLLDKILTRF
- the mdh gene encoding malate dehydrogenase, with the translated sequence MKVTVVGAGNVGATCANVLAHRDFLQEVVLLDIKEGTAEGKALDTWQQAPIDYYSTKVTGVTSDYTKTANSDVVVITSGLPRKPGMSRDDLISTNANIVKSVTENISKYSPDAVIIVVSNPLDVMTYCAYLTAQKDSSKVFGMAGILDTARYRAFLADEIGCSPKDIQAILMGGHGDTMVPLPRYTTVSGIPVTELVAPDKLEAIIQRTKVGGGEIVNLLGTSAWYAPGAAAAQMVEAILKDEKRIFPCCAWLTGEYGLKDIYLGVPVVLGKNGIEKILELQLNDSEKELLNTSAIHVKEVMDVLDNMKVVA
- a CDS encoding peroxiredoxin family protein, which gives rise to MKRFLTILCCCLPFLLQAQSKSKTAVGPTDQPPYLQFPVVPNYKVTLPDGHIINTKDSLKKNEKTLVFVFSVDCDHCKHLTQEVLQNIDKFKKTRILMLTPFQPEQMKQYYNSYNIKNYPNIIMASEPTRQIMYFYNLHYFPGLFVYDKKQKFVKGFEGTVKMEELMTYLN
- the efp gene encoding elongation factor P, yielding MATTADIRTGLIIKLDNSLYSVVEFGQNKTARAAAKVWAKLKGVDNSRSIEHTWNSGDTIYPVRVEKKAFQFLYQDDSGYNFMDNETFEQIALPETMIDAPQFLKEGQEVGVSINTETEQPMSVELPDKIVVKVTYSEPGLKGDTATRTLKPATVETGATVNVPLFVNEGELIRVNTKNGEYIERVKE
- the accB gene encoding acetyl-CoA carboxylase biotin carboxyl carrier protein, producing MDFKQIQELVKMVNKSNISELSIEQDKFKITIKQKDNEQPVYAVPAVAAPVYQPVPQAAPVAQATAAPEAPKAEAKADNLVTIKSPMIGTFYRSPGPDKPSFVNVGDDVTSGKVVCIIEAMKLFNEIESEVSGKIVKVLVDDASPVEYDQPLFLVEP
- the accC gene encoding acetyl-CoA carboxylase biotin carboxylase subunit; amino-acid sequence: MFKKILIANRGEIALRIIRTCKEMGIKTVAVYSTADKDSLHVKFADEAVCIGKPQSSESYLNIPHLMAAAEITNADAIHPGYGFLAENARFAEICGEHGIKFIGPTPEMIRKMGDKMTAKETMIAAGVPVIPGSEGLLQSLEEAKKLSKQMGLPIILKATAGGGGKGMRVVWKDEELENAYNMAKNEARASFNNDGIYMEKFVEEPRHIEIQVAGDQYGKVCHLSERDCSIQRRHQKLVEESPSPFMTPELREKMGEAAIKAASAINYESVGTIEFLVDKHRNFYFMEMNTRIQVEHGVTEEVINFDLIKEQIKIAAGIPISGKNYTPEMHVIECRINAEDPYNDFRPSPGKITTLHIPGGHGVRVDSHIYAGYVIPPYYDSMVAKLITIAQTREEAINTMERALSEFVIEGVKTTIPFHQQLMRDENFRKGNFTTKFTETFKLV
- a CDS encoding glutamine synthetase III; protein product: MQSLRFTALEGLSGVDLKIKPEQLNGTKITEVFGSNVFAGKVVRENLSDEAYKSLMNSIKSGTKIDRKMSEQIASGLKQWAMKKGVTHYTHWFQPLTGTTAEKHDSFFTLKGDGSALETFDGDALVQQEPDASSFPNGGLRATFEARGYTAWDPSSPPFILEQGQGKTLCIPTIFVAYTGESLDYKAPLLKALSAIDKAAVDVCNYFDKNVTKVTATLGWEQEYFLVDESLANARPDLVMCGRTVVGHAPSKGQQLEDHYFGSIPERAYAFMRDFEMESYKLGIPLRTRHNEVAPSQFECAPIFEEVNIAVDHNSLLMDVMTKVGKRHKLRVLLHEKPFAGVNGSGKHNNWSLATDTGVNLLAPGKTPKTNLMFLTFFVNTIKAVHDYADLLRASIASPSNDFRLGANEAPPAIISVFSGKYLYDVLQEVKTRVNNKFDEQDEAILKLDLHRHIPELMLDNTDRNRTSPFAFTGNKFEFRAVGSSANCASAMTVLNTIVAKTLATFKVEVDALIEKGEKKEIAIMQTLRKYIVDSEKVLFEGDGYSEEWEKEAEKRGLANVKTTPKALDAYVTEKSTKLFTEVGIYNEKELHARHEILLEDYVKKVQIEARVIGDLATNTILPSAITYLNTLITNINGLKGIGLGDSAVKAQTQIASKIAEHINVISENVQAMIEARKVANKVTDSRQKAIDYCDKIKPYFDVIRYHADKLEFLVDDKQWSLPKYRELLFLR
- the purL gene encoding phosphoribosylformylglycinamidine synthase subunit PurL produces the protein MQSNVETTDKFSQTTVETAEQLGLTADEFERIKGILGRTPNFTELSMYSVMWSEHCSYKNSIVWLKSLPREGERLLVKAGEENAGLVDIGDGYACVFKIESHNHPSAIEPFQGAATGVGGIHRDIFTMGARPIAALNSLRFGNINDKKTQHLVKGVVHGIGHYGNSFGVPTVGGETYFEDCYNTNPLVNAMSVGVVKVGQTVSATSYGAGNPVFIVGSATGKDGIGGASFASANITEDSVEDLPSVQVGDPFQEKKLLEACLEIIPTGALVGMQDMGAAGITCSTAEMSAKGGHGMAIQLDKVPTRQENMKAWEILLSESQERMLIVVHKGREADVLKIFEKWDLHCAQIGEVTTDKQLKFYLNGHLEADLPADSLVLGGGAPQYHRAYTEPTYFEKVKAFDIHKIPDTLHARFAAERLVKLPNIASKRWIYNQYDSMVGTANASTNAPSDAAIVTVKGSKKILALTTDCNSRYVYADPHIGGQIAVAEAARNIVCSGGEPVAITNCLNFGNPYDPEVYYQFVYAIKGMGEACRKFNTPVTGGNVSFYNQSPDGAVYPTPTIGMLGILDNIADRITLDFKESGHLIYLIGRSRNDISSSEYLHKLIGIEFSPAPHFHLEEEHRLHQAIAKLNKAGIIQSCHDISEGGLFISLLESAMTSGLGFDIHSNPNFRNDAFLFGESQSRAIVTIRPEDKEKFDAVMHTVIDATEHSVKAEKLGVVKGEHIIIDNEDWGTVESWKQPYDIAIESHL